In the Streptomyces sp. NBC_00525 genome, one interval contains:
- a CDS encoding peptidoglycan binding domain-containing protein — protein MSRETDSSSSGPQGRGGAAYPSGTPPYGSRQYPSTHPSQDAPEGAPESAGPDRSEEPKTETTLTTRIRINIPGSRPIPPVVMRTPMSEAESGTERTGSTPRPGAPAQGGAPAASPAPAAEPGEDAAADSGEKPAKEGGGSDWFAPRKPPAAAKPSADGPGDTDGAGFTAPVVGEAGAGGSAGAGGPGGLAGGPGGLAGAGGSDAPAGPGASGASGVPGGPVAGGPGGTLPRRVSPPSGPRTDLPYFSDGPQRDFPAGSGGTGPGAAPDGPRTAPDLGVRTPGPAGPTTGPVPGISPLTPNLDGPGPFPPGMGPQSPGGPLTGGVPPRMSDDTAILTPQFAAPAGPGENVSGDTLNSGMPVVPGDPKGAGPSGAAPAQPAPAARPAPKPAPAKKGRSKLVLLGVAAVCLLGVAYGAGLLMNHSDVPKGTTVLGVDIGGGTKEDGVEKLDAALAGRAATPLKLTVDGKEVELAPDKAGLSLDSQATVRAAAGSDYNPVSVIGSLFGGARTVEPVFPIDEEKLGVALQDLAGASGTAKDATIKFVPGKAVAVPGKAGKAIDVNKSMVSVRDAYRAQVETGSTKSVELPVVTKEPTVSQAELDRAMKEFAEPAMSGLVIIRAGGREIPFGPAKSLPQILSMVAVDGKLVDHYDKKAIDRLCAGVFDGVMITKGDGKKHQLSADDIAYAMKGALLGKTQAERTVTIDLEGNG, from the coding sequence TTGAGTCGTGAAACTGACAGTTCGTCCTCCGGGCCCCAGGGTCGCGGAGGAGCCGCGTACCCCTCGGGTACGCCGCCGTACGGATCACGCCAGTATCCGTCGACGCACCCGTCGCAGGACGCCCCGGAAGGGGCCCCGGAATCTGCCGGTCCGGACCGCTCCGAAGAGCCGAAGACCGAGACGACCCTGACGACGCGTATCCGGATCAACATTCCGGGCTCGCGCCCCATCCCGCCGGTTGTCATGCGTACGCCCATGAGTGAGGCGGAGAGCGGCACCGAGCGCACCGGCTCGACCCCGCGTCCGGGCGCCCCCGCGCAGGGCGGCGCCCCGGCTGCCTCCCCGGCCCCGGCCGCGGAGCCCGGCGAGGACGCGGCGGCGGACTCCGGCGAGAAGCCGGCCAAGGAGGGCGGCGGCAGCGACTGGTTCGCCCCGCGCAAGCCCCCGGCGGCCGCGAAGCCGTCGGCGGACGGACCGGGCGACACGGACGGCGCGGGCTTCACGGCGCCGGTCGTGGGCGAAGCCGGAGCCGGTGGGTCCGCGGGTGCCGGTGGGCCCGGTGGCCTCGCGGGTGGTCCCGGCGGCCTCGCGGGCGCCGGTGGTTCCGATGCTCCGGCCGGTCCGGGTGCTTCGGGTGCTTCGGGTGTGCCCGGCGGCCCGGTCGCCGGTGGCCCCGGGGGCACCCTGCCCCGGCGGGTCTCCCCGCCCTCGGGCCCCCGTACCGACCTGCCGTACTTCTCGGACGGCCCGCAGCGCGACTTCCCGGCGGGTTCGGGCGGTACGGGGCCCGGCGCGGCCCCCGACGGTCCGCGTACCGCCCCCGACCTCGGCGTCCGTACGCCCGGACCGGCCGGCCCCACCACGGGCCCGGTGCCCGGCATCTCGCCGCTCACGCCGAACCTCGACGGGCCCGGCCCGTTCCCGCCCGGCATGGGTCCGCAGAGCCCCGGCGGCCCGCTGACCGGCGGGGTGCCGCCGCGCATGTCCGACGACACCGCCATCCTCACCCCGCAGTTCGCGGCCCCGGCCGGCCCCGGCGAGAACGTCTCGGGCGACACGCTGAACAGCGGCATGCCCGTGGTCCCCGGCGACCCGAAGGGCGCGGGCCCGTCGGGCGCCGCTCCCGCGCAGCCCGCCCCGGCCGCCCGTCCCGCGCCGAAGCCGGCCCCCGCCAAGAAGGGCCGCTCCAAGCTGGTCCTCCTCGGCGTCGCGGCCGTCTGCCTGCTGGGCGTCGCCTACGGGGCCGGGCTCCTGATGAACCACTCCGACGTGCCCAAGGGCACCACCGTGCTCGGTGTGGACATCGGCGGCGGCACCAAGGAGGACGGCGTCGAGAAGCTGGACGCCGCGCTGGCCGGGCGGGCCGCGACCCCGCTCAAGCTGACCGTGGACGGCAAGGAGGTCGAGCTCGCCCCCGACAAGGCCGGGCTCTCGCTGGACAGCCAGGCCACCGTGCGCGCGGCGGCCGGCAGCGACTACAACCCGGTCTCCGTCATCGGCTCGCTCTTCGGCGGCGCGCGGACCGTCGAGCCGGTCTTCCCGATCGACGAGGAGAAGCTCGGCGTCGCGCTCCAGGACCTGGCCGGCGCCTCCGGCACCGCGAAGGACGCCACGATCAAGTTCGTACCGGGCAAGGCCGTCGCCGTACCGGGCAAGGCGGGCAAGGCGATCGACGTGAACAAGTCGATGGTCTCCGTCCGGGACGCCTACCGCGCCCAGGTCGAGACCGGCAGCACCAAGAGCGTCGAACTGCCCGTCGTCACCAAGGAACCCACCGTCTCCCAGGCCGAACTGGACCGGGCGATGAAGGAGTTCGCGGAGCCCGCGATGTCCGGGCTGGTCATCATCAGGGCGGGCGGCAGGGAGATCCCCTTCGGCCCGGCCAAGTCGCTGCCGCAGATCCTCTCGATGGTCGCGGTGGACGGCAAGCTCGTCGACCACTACGACAAGAAGGCCATCGACCGGCTCTGCGCCGGGGTCTTCGACGGCGTCATGATCACCAAGGGCGACGGCAAGAAGCACCAGCTCAGCGCGGACGACATCGCCTACGCGATGAAGGGCGCGCTGCTCGGCAAGACCCAGGCCGAGCGCACCGTCACGATCGACCTCGAAGGCAACGGCTGA
- a CDS encoding ABC transporter ATP-binding protein — MTTTTAGEATTTRTAVVAFEQVTKAYGDVRAVDGLTLRLHPGETVALLGPNGAGKSSTLDLLLGLRPADSGTVRLFGTTPREAIAAGRVGAMLQSGGLMEDVTVEELVRLVCGLHPRPYPLNDVLARAGITSIADRMVNKLSGGQEQRVRFALATAGANDLIVLDEPTTGMDVTARQAFWATMREQAAQGRTVLFATHYLEEADAIADRVLVLHKGRLLADGTAAEIKARAGARRISFALDDAVDEAALRALPFLSTLDINGRRVRIQSHNADATVHAVYGLGLYPRELEVAGIGLEQAFVAITEAEEAKNS, encoded by the coding sequence ATGACGACGACGACAGCCGGCGAAGCGACCACGACGAGGACAGCGGTGGTCGCCTTCGAACAGGTGACCAAGGCGTATGGCGACGTACGTGCCGTGGACGGGCTCACCCTGCGTCTGCACCCCGGCGAGACCGTGGCGCTCCTCGGGCCCAACGGCGCGGGCAAGTCCTCCACCCTCGACCTCCTCCTCGGGCTGCGCCCGGCCGACTCCGGCACGGTCCGCCTCTTCGGGACGACCCCGCGCGAGGCCATCGCGGCCGGCCGGGTCGGCGCGATGCTGCAGAGCGGCGGGCTGATGGAGGACGTCACCGTCGAGGAACTGGTCCGGCTGGTTTGCGGACTGCACCCGCGCCCGTACCCGCTGAACGACGTGCTGGCCCGCGCGGGCATCACATCGATCGCCGACCGGATGGTCAACAAGCTGTCCGGTGGCCAGGAACAGCGCGTACGGTTCGCGCTCGCCACCGCCGGGGCCAACGACCTCATCGTGCTGGACGAGCCCACCACCGGCATGGACGTCACCGCCCGCCAGGCGTTCTGGGCCACCATGCGCGAGCAGGCCGCGCAGGGCCGTACCGTCCTGTTCGCCACCCACTACCTCGAAGAGGCCGACGCGATCGCCGACCGCGTCCTGGTCCTCCACAAGGGCCGACTCCTCGCGGACGGCACCGCCGCCGAGATCAAGGCCAGGGCCGGAGCCCGCCGGATCTCCTTCGCACTGGACGACGCCGTCGACGAAGCGGCCCTGCGCGCGCTGCCGTTCCTCTCGACGCTCGACATCAACGGACGCCGGGTGCGCATCCAGTCGCACAACGCCGACGCCACCGTGCACGCCGTCTACGGCCTCGGCCTCTACCCGCGCGAACTGGAAGTCGCCGGAATCGGCCTGGAGCAGGCGTTCGTGGCCATCACCGAGGCCGAGGAGGCCAAGAACTCATGA